The DNA segment GAGTCGGGCGTCAGAGCCTCCACGGCCTCCATGAGGTGCAGCGCCAGACTGTACTGCGCGTGATTCTCCGGCAGCATCTCCACCAGCCGGCCGACCAGCCTGCTGGTCTGTGGCAGAGGCACCAGGGGGCAGCGCAGCTCGCTGGGGTCCTGGAGACGACAGAAGGTGGGGGTGAGCGGCCAAGAAATGCTCAGCAGCAGGGGGCGTGGCCTCACCATGGCCTTGAGCCAGGTGCAGAGGGTGGGCGGCAGGCGGGCCAGCAGCTCCATGGCCGGCTGCGTCTGCGTTTGCTGGTGCAGCAGCGAGTGGCTCAGCCTCTGACCCGACAGCACCAGCAGCTGGGAGCCCAGCACGTCCCGGTCCTCCACCTCCAGCGTGGCCTGAGGACGGCAGGCTCACGTCAGTGGGCTGCGTCGCCTCCGCACCCGGAGCTCACCTCCTCAGCTTGCCGGTCCAGGCCTTGGCTATAGAGCTGGCACACCAGGTGGCGCCGCAACACGTCAGGGCTCACTTGCAGGAGGGTGCCCAGGTCCAGGCAGAGCGAGGGCCACCATGAGGCCCCGGGTCCAGCGTCAGAGGGGTCGCCCGTGGCCTGAACCCAGCTGCTCAGCAGGCGCAGCAGGAACTGCAGCGGCAGACACACCGTCAGGGCCCATccctgcagagctgcggggacATCACTCACCTCCTGCCGCTGCAGGACCAGCCCCGGGTCCATGTCTCCACTGGGCATCAGCTGGATGCTCATCAGCTCTCGGAAGAAAGCGTTCTTGCCCTGAACAAGGAGACTTTGCTTCACGtctcacagcaacacacacccCGTGAACGTGACTCCTGACCTTGTTGTCAAACAGGCTGATTGGCTTGACCTTCAGGTTGAAGGTCATGGCGGCGTGCATGATGGTGGCCAGCAGGCAGTGGTGCTGGACCAGCGGGTAGTGGACACCCTTCTGCTCCAGGGCCAGCTCAGCGATGGAGGCTGGACCCTCGGCCGCGGACCACACCTCCTCCAGGGACAGCTCAGGGGGCGGGACCTCCTCGGCTGCCGCAtccacctgcagggggcgacgGAGTCCGATGAGCTCAACCTAAAAGGACACGTGACTCACAGGCACTGGGAGCAACTAGCCTGACACAAAGAACTGCTCACTCACACATGCTGCCCCCATGTAAAACACAGTGTCTTTGTCTCTGTCACAATCGATCCACCTTATATGGCGAAAGTCTGCAGTTCATTACATTTAAGGCTCACTGCTCCTACAGGACTTTTTTCTAGTGACACACTGTCCCCCAGGAGCAGCCTGGACGTCTCCACCTCCAGCGCGTAAACTCGAGAACAAAGTGAAAGAGGCGACAGAGGTGCTAGCTGGATTAGCATCATGCTCGGTGCTGACTGCTCTCACTCCTCATGCTCACACGCGGAATCCGCTCACTTACATAGAAGGGGAGAAAAGAGAAAGGGCAGTGATTGTGAAGCAAGACTTCCGTCACCTCCATGAggacctgcagcagctggacgcAGCAGCCCAGGAACGAGGTCACCGCTTGGTCTCCCATCCCCACGTCCTGCGCAGAGGCGTCACACACGCGTTGGGCTCAGTTCAACCACACAAGGGCAGTGTCAGAGTCCAACTCACCCGCCGACACAGCCGATCTTTGGGGGCCTTCCCCAcctgaaacacagcagcctgTTAAGACTGGCGCTTCACACCTGCTGCGTGAACCACTCACCTTCTCCATGAGGTACGCCGCCGCCGAGAAGCGCTTCACAAGGAAGGTGCTCCACATCATCGTACAAATACCTGCCACAGAACAAAGTCAACCCTCACACCAAGGTCACAGAGACGGAGGTCGGGAGGGCTCACCCAGCTGGATGTGTGGACTGGAGACCAACTTGAGATGATCGACAGCTCTACACAGATACTGACCCTCCTGGAAACAACAGCAGAATCAGCAGATGGACGGAGGAAGGGGCGTGACAGTGCACTTGCCTCGGGGTCTTTGTTCCACTGCACCACATATTCCCAGCAGCAGTGAGCCAGCAGCAGGTCCGGAGACAGGGAGTGCGGGAACCGCTGACAGGCCGCGACCAGAAGGTCTGCAAAGGCAACACGTAAAGCAACAGCTCACGGAAGCACACAGCAGTCCAACTTCCTGCTTCCCACCTGCTGCCCCgtcttccttctctccttcgcTCTTCTGCTTCTCCACTCCGGGGTTTTCAACCTCTTCACAGTCACTCTTCTGCAGGATGTCCTTCAGTCGCTGCGGCAGGAAGTCGTGTCTGAAAACCCACTTGGACACGTTGTCTGTGATCGCACCTGGGTGGAGAGAAGAGCGCGACTCAAGACCAGCCGAAGAGAAGAGACAACTGAGGTGCTGTTACCTGTCCCTCCCTCCAGCAGAGTCTTGATAGAGCACTGAGCagctgcgccccctgctggtccgGAGCTGGGAGCAACGAGCAGAAGGGTCTGCAAGACCAGCACGTCCTCCAGCTGCCGCACACACACCAACCACTGCTCCAACTCCAGGGACACGGCCTCCCACTCGGACTGCAGCTGCCACACAGGCATCACAGCAGCATCAGGCACATCTCCAGGCGAGAACAGTCACATTGGCACCGACACAGTACTGCAGGTGGCTCTCAACCCTCCCTAAAGGAGCCTCTgtcaaaattgttttgtttttttttttttgccaaacaaACTGCGAAGACGACCCAGGACACATTTGTTGCAGTACTTCCATCATTTTTAGCACATCTACTTTTTGGAAGGTTCGGCCAGCATTTTAACTCCAATCAAtaggaaatatttcattttagaaaCGAGGAGTTTGAGTTATGACCACAGTACAAATCAAAGTCGCAcatcatgtcatgtttttaacAACACTCTGTCCCTGCATGGACCCCAGTTTTGGCAGCGAGTGTTGACCTgcggctgaaccttcagaaaacTGAGTCAGAGATGTTGTACCTTCGTGTCGGCGCGGCTCGCTGTGCTGGCTTTTGCAGCACGGTGAGCAACTAGTGCTGCGAGAAGAGCGGCAGCAGCATTTCGGGACTGGACACAAGACTGGCGCACTTGCTGCCACCAGGGGGAGACAGACTGAGGGTCCCATGATTCCTCTATTGCACCTAATGGATTGAAAAAAACCTTTCAAGTTCTCATTTGCTCAGAATTTGCACAAGACTGTAATAACACCAACCTTTCATGTTGCTGAGAATGACGAGGAGTGAATGGAGATTTCTGACACTTTGGACTGGTCTTTGCAGAACCTCCTTCTCCCTCTGCAGCCAGACgtggagcagcagagactgCAGACGAGCAGCGTTAGAGCGGCCCTCACACACCGTCACATGTTTGACTGACGTCTCTGACGCCTCACCAAGAGCTGTTGAGGACTAATCCCAGCCTGCTGCACCGTCTCACACAGTCTTTTCAGGGGGCTTTTACCATTCAAACACCCCCAGAACACAAAAGTGCCTACAGCAACGATGGGTTTGTCAACTGGGAAATCCTCAAATGTTTCCTCTGATTTACTCACCAAGCTGGTTCCACTCAGGTTCGGAGCGCTGGATCAGTTTCACCTGCCCGTCCTCGCGACACTCCATCTGGGAGAGGAAGGTTTGAGACGACAGTGGGGAGTCTGGAGAGTCTTGAGCGAAGGAAACACTGGGCCTGGAGGTCAGCTGCGCGTATCGCTGGAGGGTAGCTTCCACGCGGGACAGCTCCTCCTCTAAGCCCTCAGGGGAGTCCAGCTGGGGAGGAGAAGGGAAGATCATGGTTCAGATCAACTTGCAAATGCCCTCAGGTTCAGAACAGATGATTTGAAAGGGTTTTATAAATCCATTATCATAAAAAACAAGGGAATGTCTGGGCATATCTATCAGCAAAAACCAAGTGGGTCATGTTCAAGCAACTTTCCAGGAATTCAAACATCAGACACATGACTCCACCCATTATTACTGATATTAATAAGAAGATTTTCATGTGTGTGGGACCATTCATCACAGTAAGACgcttgtcttgtgtgtgtgtcctcacctCTTCAGAGGGTTCCCCGGACTCTGCAGCAGAGTGCAGCAGCTGAATGTCCGTGTAGAGACGCAGCAGTTTCAGCTGTGAAGAACACAGTTGCACCAACGCCGATTCCACTTCCTCAGGATCTAACAGTCATTAGAAAAGAAGAAACTGGCAACAAATCATGGTCAGATATCCACATGCTCCTGGGAGACATGCCAAACCTTGTCTCTCCAAACTGCAGAGCAACGCCTCCACAATGTTACTCAGACATGAGACAGGAACGTTCTTGTTCGACAGCAGAGATTCCAAACCCTGAAGCAGAAAACACTTGTGCGTATTTGAACTTTTAGAATATTCATTGAGCTGTGTACCTGCTTCTTAATGGCTGGATGTTTGATGTCCAGCAACACCGTTTTGGCTTCGGTCTCCAGGACGTCTGAAAGGAGAGATTCAGTATTTCAGGATCGTGAGCAGCTGTCTGAAGCACAGGTTCCATATGTAAGGTGGAGGAAACTACGTTCTCTTACCAGGCTCCACATCTCGACTCCTCAGTAAATTTGTCAGTCTTTTCAACAGATGCATGTCTTTGGCTCGTTCACTTTTCTTGTCACTGAAAAAGagccagagagaggaagagaatgtTTTAAATTGAAGCTACACGGTCAATAAAGTGGAATTCAGcacatgcaacaaaaacatttataaagCCACAAGAATGTTGCCTGTTCAGCCAGAACATCTATGTTGAGAACTTATTTTGAAAGGCTGCAAGTGGCTTTCCTTCATCATCTGACACTGGCAATTTAAAGTATTTTTAGGTCTGAAATTGAGAagaaaggttttgttttttggcgtgaaaaacaaatcacactTTGAgatggtgactttttttttggacgGGATATAAACTCGGTCTAAATGTCTTTTAAAAGATCGTGAGGCACAGAAGTGTGAAACAGCTTGATTTAACATCGTTATGTGTCACACTTGGCTCCAAATACATTGCACGGGTTAAACTCAAGATAACTTGATGAATCTGGTGGAAATAACTGGTGGACAAACGTCTTACCTGAGGGCCAGGTGGAAAGGAATGCTGACGGTCCTCATAGCGCCTGTGATGGGATCCAGCAGACAGACCTGCTGTGTGTGCAGCTGCCATCCTTGACTGGTCACACTGTTCACCCCCATGAGCCGGTAGCCTGCATACAGCAACCTGGGCAAGCCAGCAGGAGCATGTGATACGACGGTGGGTTGGATTCTCAGCGTCCTCGCCGCTCACCTGCAGTGTTTCCCTACAGTGAAGGCTCCCACCCGGGGCCCATGCTGCATCGCCCAAACCTCCAGGATTCCTCTGCGTGGAGCGTAGATCACTAGAAAGAGCGCATGCCGCCGGGGTAGGGAGGACGAAGGCGAGAACTCTCgatctcctctctcctctggaACCTGCAGCCAACCAAGCTGAGCGTCTCGGTAacctgaggggaaaaaagtcaGACTCAtaacatgacagaaaaacacacagataaATGCTAGAAGCAAATCACTCTTGTTAACTGATCGTTgccaaatgatgatgatgatgataatgtcCAATCATCTGAATCAACTGACAACAAACCTACCAACTCACGCACAAAAGAAATAGATAAACATATagtaaaaagaaagaagtaTTTCCGATCAAAATACCACCTCTGAAAATTAATTGATTATGtcataaatagaaaaaataaatatatttacataaGCAAAACTGTACAACTAAAGCCTCAAAGCTAAGAACAAATGATACATATTCCCAACAATAAACTTCTTGtacgctcacacactcacacgcacatacagtatatgcagTATATGAAAATAAGCCAACATCATAAACATGGGAACATATGGAGCCCAGAGTGCTTCACACCTTTCCACATGCGGATGGCAATGCCGCGGGACAGGTCCAGCAGAGTGACTCGTCCAAAATCATCCGTCACTCCCGCCAGTGTGTTGCAcggagacagacagacggactcGCCGTGGCGGCGAGAGTCTGGGAGTCCAAATCTGGAGGAGGCAACAGATTTCAGACTCGAGCCCTGGTTGGCTATAGACGACGGGATCCTTGAGTCTACCTGATTGCTAAAGGTGTGGCAGGTTCCACCTTCGGCTTCTGCTTCTGCACTGGCTCCTCTTCgttcttgtttttattccaacCCAGCCACCCActgtgacagacagatggatcagATTCCTTTCAGTGTTGAGCAAAATCTATTctctctggacacacacacctggcagcactgaagagagcagaggtgagttTACTGGCCACAGCCAGAGCCACATGAGAGAGAAGGGGCTGAGAGCTTCCCTGAGAAAAAGACAAGATGGCAAACAGCGATCAAAATACGGTTCCCATCCAGCTTGTGCGTGACATGATCACACTTACGTCTACAGCATAGTAGAAGCCTGTGTACGGCCCACCTCCCACCGTGATGTACTGACTCATGGCAGGGGGGCTACCCTTGATCGAAGCACTGAAGCCTCCAAGGACTGAGGCATTTTTCAGCTGGTCGAAAACAGACAAGGTCATGACGCCTTTAAGGGAGAGAAAGACACGAGGCTGAAACAATAATTCAACAACCATGGAGTGAGGCGTCTCAGTGACACCTACAGCTTTCATTGTCTCATTTGCTGAAGCATCATCTCGCCTGCAGCCACCAGTAACTGTGCCGTCTGTGaaacgactttttttttttttttttaaacttacacCCGATGAAGTAACCAGGTCAAGTAAAAAGGAAAATCAATAGGTCCAAGTCATGACAATTCGTCCTACAGCGAATTCAAAAAGAGCGAAgtcaaaaactaaaaaaaataataaagtagcTTCTCATATCAGTCAATATCAGTCATCCTCCAAAACAAATTGATGCGAGCATGAAATTAGAAAAAATAATCTGTCTGAATCAACTCATGCTTCCAGAAAACAAGTGAGAGGTTTTTAAGAATAACAGCACATTTCCACTCTCAGATCTCCTCTCTTACAGTTACATTGCACTTCAGGAACATTTGACCTCTTTGTCTCACTAGAGGCACTGGAGGTCATAACATTATCTGATAGCACTTACCAACACTACAGTGATCCACAATGTTGTCCATGTCCTGCAGACCCCACTTCTTGTAAGCGAGAGGCGGCGGCTGGATCGTGTCACTTCCTGCAGCCGCAGCTGAAAACATAGTATTGGATGCATTGTGTGTAACACAACTAACAACACAGAGCCTGACCAGAGTTTTTATGAACCTTTTACAAATAAGAATCCCCTACAAATATTCTACTGTGGGTCTGAAGGCCAAGATGTGAGCGGACCTTTGGTACGGGACTGTTTTGCTGCCACCTCTAGCTCCATCAAGCAGCAAATCAGTAAAACACTATTATCAGTCGTGTTTCAAGACCAACATAACTGTGTTTAGATGCACCAAAAGACATTTCAGGAACCAAAAATGTACCTCTTGCAACCTGGTTCCGACAAGCTCGCAGAGACTGGAACAGGCTGAAGCCATCAATGGTGACCAGCGCTGCAGGGTAGAGGATGCTCAGCTCTTCATGCTGGGAGGAGGCATTTGAGCGTGAATATTTACAATACACACAAGACAATGGGAAGCAATTGAAAAAGGGTCAACAGAATATTTTGATTTCAGCTACATTTTAAGGCAGTCATGAAGACACTGTGAGCAGAAGCACAATAACCTTAATGAGGTTTAAAAGAAGCACTACCTGCTCAGTTACTCCAGGATGACGCGGGATTTCATACGTGCGACATTTGAGCCTTAGAACGGGATCTTcgtgcagcagctgtgacagCAACAGAACGCCGCTCTGACGTGGAAAACGACGCAGCCCGGTTACTGACGCAGCACTCCACAGTAGCATCTGTGATTTAAGCATTGAACCAAACCGACACAGTCCATCCACAACATCATACCTCAGTGTAGAAGCGGACATGACCTGAAGTAAAGCCCACTACGACACAGGTCCAGTCAGGCCTTCCAGTGGAACTCCTGTAAATGACTAGAGATTGGATACTGAAAATGTTACGAGAGAAGACATGATGACTGACCTCTTTTGACTGGCCAGGGGAATGCAGATGGAGCTGCTCACGCACTCTCTGCAGGGGGGAGCACATCTTATTCATATTTCTGAGAAACACTCTCCCCAGGGACAGAATTgaacatttactttttttaacagtgaacaCTGTCTCAGTACAATAGTGCAGGAGGATAATCATAATGATTTGTACTCTAACCCGTCTTCGGTGCTCAGGCTTCCACTCCAGGACACTGCAAGAGTCATCTCCTCTCTGCCGGCATCATCTGTGCGCCACTTTGCTGGAGAGGCAGAGCACGTCAACAAAACACCAGCTGCACGTGTCTTTCACTGTACATTACCTGACAGGAACACAGCCTTTTGTTCACGTGCAACCACCAGTAGATCTGAGCATGGAGACAGGGCCACCACACAGTCCTGCAGCCAGGGTCCACTTGGCTCTTGGGGATCACTTTCCACCTGCAAAAAGAATGGTCAGTGTTTTACAGAAGCGTGGTCATTCGACGTGCGACAGAATGGTTTCCTCAATAACAAACCTCTGAGGCGCCAGCTGTACTTTCTTGCTCTTTACTTTCGTTATTTTCCCACGCTGACTCCCAGTCTGACGTGTCCCATGAAAAGTCATTGTCTGCTGAGGAGAATAAAGGTCCATTTTCGGACCATGTGATCAGATGCACAGCAGTTCTCAGCACTTCCAATGAAACATTTATGACCTCACAGTGCTTTTCGAACGAAAACAATGACTTCTCAAATAACTAGCTTTAACTTTCAGTGCAGAACCAGTTGTGAGTCAAAGCCTCGGTGATACCTGCGTGGTTCTTCTCCTCCGCCGGTGCAACTGTCTGGCTCTGAAATAAGAAGTCTCGGACTGTTTTCAGCTCCTGGAGCCTGCAAAACTCCAACAAGCTGCACGACATCTCTCCCGATAGGAAACGAGTCAGGAGCTAGCAGTTAGCCTGCTTGCTAGCAGTCCACTTTCTTTGCGGTCTAAATGTGGCTGACTGGGTGACAGTCGGCTCACAGACACTAAGCAATAATATCGAGTTGTTTATATTCTTCTTGTATCAACTAAATGCCTGTCAACTATTACTATTGCCTCTGTGGTCCAGCGCTTTCACACGTAAGCTAACGTGTTGACACATAACTAGCATAACAACGTTGAATACTTCCGGAGTTCATATTttctatttcaaaataaaagcacacttTCAAGCCTGTCAAGATGTGAAACATGCAACAACAGCCAATCATATGCTTTGACATGAATAGACAAACAAAGCTGCTGTCATTGATTCTAAATACAACAACGTAGGGAAGGATGATGCGACAGGGAGTCGCCGCCGCTCTGCAGCACCCGCGAATCGTGTGACATTTTGCtcgcctttattttgaaagcaaaaTGCAGCGCGCGTCGGTGCCCCTGCCGCTGCGTCTCACCGTTGGATGACGTCACGAGCTGCGGGCCTCCCTCGCAGGGTGGAAGCGAGAAACAGCAGCGTTTGGAAGTACGTTCCTTGTTTTTGGGGAAAAGATATTTAAATGCAACAACGTCGAATTCCTGTCATTATGCGCCTAGTATGCTtggaaatatataataatgtcATATTCCCGATGCCACTTATGGCAGCTCAAGCGCTCATCAAGCAATATGAGCGCATGCTTTGTTTGATCAGTAGGGGGCAGTCTTCCACACCTTTTGCTGAAGCGTGGCAGATCACGATCAACTTCATGCTTTTTGGCCGATCCGTTTATTCCGTCCGAATCAATGGCGCGGCTGATAACACGAGATTGAAAAGGTGTCAACTCTGAAGCGTAAACAACGGCTCCTTCTCTCCAAATTCCCGTCAGAGACTCTCCCCCCGTACGTCAGTACATGAGTGGCACATTACTGGAAGTGTGTACTGGATTGAGTCATGGCATGTTCATGTACCTGACTGCCATGGCTGCCTGTAGGGTGAGGATGATGTCAAAGGTCAGGGTTGTGTCTGCCTCGCTGTTGTGGTTCCTTCCAACAGGTGCTATAAAAAACCACGTACTTCCCACAAACAGTCTCACCGTGACCAAAATACACACACTGACAtaaacactctcacacacactacaaGAAGCTGACCAGTTTCCGGTCTGGAAGGCCAAGCACAGTAGCTCAGGAAATAATCAGGTGTCAGAAAGGTCCTAGTCCACATTACATTTCCTGCTCGCTGGtcactgatggaaaaaaaacctccaTCTGTTTTCCCCTCTTCCTGCCGAGGAAGTGGAGCGCCATTGCTCTGGATGGACAGTCCTGCCGACTGttctcatgcagggatttcACCTGGCTGAGAAGCAACAGATCAAGCGTGAGGCCTGTGAAAACAGACGTTGATCACTGACCATATTGGGGTTAAATCGGACAGAGCACGTCAAACGTTTCCTGTCCCAGTGACAGGAAGGCGGCGCTCACTGCAGAGTCACATGGGTCAGTGCAGTCGTATAAACAATTCAATAGATTGGTGGACAGACTGGTGATACTCTGCTATGACACCAGATAAAAGCCTTGATGTGATCACGCAGGTCGGCTGGTGTCCTGCTGTGTAACATATCTGTGCTACATTTCAGCTGCTGATCACACCAGGGTTTCATTTTACACTTGAATATTACATGTAGGAAGTTTTAGTGGAGGAAAATCACCGATTGGATGTAGTTGATTCACCTGGAGGCCATCAATGGAATGTATTTTATCAAGTGGAAATACGATCTGACCTTGTTCTTTGATGTGTTTTGACGAAGTAAAACTGCATGCAAAACCACGTTTGAGTGAACTTGTCTTGGTGGTAAACATATTCATGATTTAGAGGAAATAAGACCTTGATTTCATAGAACGTAGTAATGCTGCCTCCTTATTTGTGTCAGCTGAATTTTCTCTCTCCCATCCAAACGTGATGCTCTGATGCATATATGAAGGGCTCCAGCAGACGCCtcacgccgctgctgctgctgctgctgctgctgctgctgctgctgctgctgctgggaaccATAACCAATATCAGAGTACACATTATGTCTTCATCTCCTGATCTCCACTCCTCATCGAATCACAATCTTCAAATCCCACGACCACACAAATCGCTGTCTGTTGCTGTTGCCATGATGTGAAGAAAGGCGTGTGAAGGTTTGTCTTACCTGTGAGGAGCAGTCAGAGCACATGGACATCAGAGAGCAGCGTCAGTGGGAGAGAGCTGCCAGCGTCTTCTGGCCCCAGGCCTCCATTAGTGTGATGACGAAAGCTTCATGTTTGATATATCCACGGCCTCAGATGCATCAAATCTGCAACAGAAGAGCCTTTCTTGTCCGCAGCTCAGCAAAGGAGAAGGGAAACGTGACTGGACGCAACGTCATCAGGGGTGAACACTGAGATGAACCTGGAGCAGAAAGAGAGGCCCTTCATGAAAGGCCGTTTGAGTTGACTCTCAAGGCGCTTTTCTCGATGAAACCACTTGAAAGGAGACCTAGTCGCTGTCCTCAGTCCACCTCAGGACTTCCTCCACTCGCACCTTCACACCACCTCTGCGCAGACAAAGCTGACCAGTCATTCTCCAGGTGATGCAACAGACAAATGTGGGCGATAGAACAAGCCCACTTCAGATCAGTGGGCTGAGAGCACTCGGAAAAAAGTGTCACAAGGGGCCATAAAGGCAGTGAATGAAGTGGATATATTGAGGTCAGGAGTGAAAGGCAGCAAACACAGACGTGGATAATAATAAACAACAGACAAACCTGCTCACAAAAGCCCCCTTCCTCGCTCTTCAAGAGCGCTGCTGACCAGGGCAGCGGCGCTGAGCTACAACACTGAATAAGAGACAAAGACTCCCGAAGTGCTGCGCCGCAACCGCGATACGCTCAATCGTTAAAAATGGGGCACAGAATCCTGAAATAACGTGATCGATATCTAGGACATTTGGCTTTGGCTGTCAGCAGattcacatttttaatctcaattaatcgcaccgAATGATtcctggcaaatgaatcacacgtTTTCTATCTGTTCTAAATTGAACTTAAAGGAAGGAGTTCTCAACAGCCGAGTGGCCACTCGTGTTGACAACGCTCTGCTGTTAGCGGAGCCtcttctgaagaatgttctggacAGGATCAGTTGCCTTGTTGGAGGAAACGCAGGAGGAAAACATCATTGGCCGCTCTGCTGTCGAGTTCACTCAAACGCTACCAACAGCTTTAGCGAGACATGCTGACTCACCCAGACACATCACAGAAAGGCTTTTTGTTGCTTACGTAGATGAAAggtgctacttcctgtttgagtcAAGAACAGTGATATCAACCTGCACTACAGAAGGCTGCATGGACTGATGGATACACTCAGCATCTACAGCGCTGTTCCCTGACAGCTGTGACACAAACACTGAACTGCATCCAACAACTGCGCACTACTTTTGCGCTggtaaatatatatctatatttatatttagcTTTTTCAAAAACCTTCTCATGGTCGTGTGGACAATGCTGCAGGTTTATGGTTGGAGGAGCACATTACATAATGCAGTGTCGTGATAGCAAAACACTTATGGATTCTGTGTTTGCCCTTCTCACACTGAACTTTAAAAATAGTGACCCTCAGGCCCCAGGGTGAAGTGGTCAGCAGGACGGAAGCCGGAGAACAATGAGAGGGTCGTCACACGCACAGATACACTTCACTGGTTTTCATTCAGGAGAAAATCAAAAACAACGGTCTACAATAGAAGAGGCACCACTCTCCTCACCATTCCTTCATTTTCAACATGAATACTTCTGCATTCAACCTTTTCTTTTGCATCTGTCTTTCCTTCCCcccactcattcattcattcagctccCCTTCACTTCACCTTCCACGGATTCCCTGGGTTTGACTTGACAGTTTTCTATCCCTCCGTCGTGTGTTTCAGTTCATTCCTTCAGCCCTCAGCAGTTCCTCAGTCAATAAAACCCAGGCAGAAATTGAGGCGTCGCTGTGACAACAGCAGGACTTTTGGGAGACCAGATGTTTCGGCACGTGGACGTTATTTGAGAAA comes from the Synchiropus splendidus isolate RoL2022-P1 chromosome 16, RoL_Sspl_1.0, whole genome shotgun sequence genome and includes:
- the rab3gap2 gene encoding rab3 GTPase-activating protein non-catalytic subunit codes for the protein MSCSLLEFCRLQELKTVRDFLFQSQTVAPAEEKNHAADNDFSWDTSDWESAWENNESKEQESTAGASEVESDPQEPSGPWLQDCVVALSPCSDLLVVAREQKAVFLSAKWRTDDAGREEMTLAVSWSGSLSTEDGECVSSSICIPLASQKRSSTGRPDWTCVVVGFTSGHVRFYTESGVLLLSQLLHEDPVLRLKCRTYEIPRHPGVTEQHEELSILYPAALVTIDGFSLFQSLRACRNQVARAAAAGSDTIQPPPLAYKKWGLQDMDNIVDHCSVGVMTLSVFDQLKNASVLGGFSASIKGSPPAMSQYITVGGGPYTGFYYAVDGSSQPLLSHVALAVASKLTSALFSAASGWLGWNKNKNEEEPVQKQKPKVEPATPLAIRFGLPDSRRHGESVCLSPCNTLAGVTDDFGRVTLLDLSRGIAIRMWKGYRDAQLGWLQVPEERGDREFSPSSSLPRRHALFLVIYAPRRGILEVWAMQHGPRVGAFTVGKHCRLLYAGYRLMGVNSVTSQGWQLHTQQVCLLDPITGAMRTVSIPFHLALSDKKSERAKDMHLLKRLTNLLRSRDVEPDVLETEAKTVLLDIKHPAIKKQGLESLLSNKNVPVSCLSNIVEALLCSLERQDPEEVESALVQLCSSQLKLLRLYTDIQLLHSAAESGEPSEELDSPEGLEEELSRVEATLQRYAQLTSRPSVSFAQDSPDSPLSSQTFLSQMECREDGQVKLIQRSEPEWNQLGTFVFWGCLNGKSPLKRLCETVQQAGISPQQLLSLLLHVWLQREKEVLQRPVQSVRNLHSLLVILSNMKGAIEESWDPQSVSPWWQQVRQSCVQSRNAAAALLAALVAHRAAKASTASRADTKLQSEWEAVSLELEQWLVCVRQLEDVLVLQTLLLVAPSSGPAGGAAAQCSIKTLLEGGTGAITDNVSKWVFRHDFLPQRLKDILQKSDCEEVENPGVEKQKSEGEKEDGAADLLVAACQRFPHSLSPDLLLAHCCWEYVVQWNKDPEEGQYLCRAVDHLKLVSSPHIQLGICTMMWSTFLVKRFSAAAYLMEKVGKAPKDRLCRRDVGMGDQAVTSFLGCCVQLLQVLMEVDAAAEEVPPPELSLEEVWSAAEGPASIAELALEQKGVHYPLVQHHCLLATIMHAAMTFNLKVKPISLFDNKGKNAFFRELMSIQLMPSGDMDPGLVLQRQEFLLRLLSSWVQATGDPSDAGPGASWWPSLCLDLGTLLQVSPDVLRRHLVCQLYSQGLDRQAEEATLEVEDRDVLGSQLLVLSGQRLSHSLLHQQTQTQPAMELLARLPPTLCTWLKAMDPSELRCPLVPLPQTSRLVGRLVEMLPENHAQYSLALHLMEAVEALTPDS